One Papaver somniferum cultivar HN1 chromosome 10, ASM357369v1, whole genome shotgun sequence genomic window carries:
- the LOC113317083 gene encoding uncharacterized protein LOC113317083, translating into MKTIEQKRGGRKPATGAVTEEQRNKEGRVAEISWEVCDRNLRRRGGGRIGILEHKKKRRHRGFGTLVWRPAIGVNNWPKGHKPSGEVNIPRIVSTTFQKILILD; encoded by the exons ATGAAGACAATCGAACAGAAACGAGGGGGGCGGAAGCCGGCTACTGGAGCTGTAACTGAAGAGCAGAGAAACAAAGAGGGGCGTGTGGCTGAGATTTCTTGGGAGGTTTGTGACAGAAacttgagaagaagaggaggcgGCCGCATAGGTATTTTGGAGCATAAGAAAAAGAGACGACACAGAGGATTTG GTACATTAGTTTGGAGACCGGCGATTGGAGTCAACAACTGGCCTAAA GGTCACAAACCCAGTGGAGAAGTTAATATACCTAGAATTGTTAGCACAACTTTTCAGAAGATCCTAATTTTGGATTAG
- the LOC113316930 gene encoding serine/threonine-protein kinase HT1-like, which yields MKNLRWFKQISNFSNRGEIRRRRNEEESKRGSVSWSKYLVSSGGEIKGEGEEEWSADMSQLLIGNKFASGRHSRIYKGIYKQTEVAIKLISQPEEDQNLANLLENQFNSEVTLLFRLQHPNIVTFVAACKKPPVFCIIMEYLAGGSLKKYLHQQEPHSVPLDLVLKFALDIARGMHYLHNQGILHRDLKSENLLLGEDMCVKVADFGISCLESQCGSGKGFTGTYRWMAPEMIKDKHHTKKVDVYSFGIVLWELLTALTPFQDMTPEQAAFAVSRKNARPPLPTACPVKLSHLINRCWSSNPDKRPYFDEIISILENYSEAFEQDPTFFSSYKPTEHRTLVKSITRCISVHKSALKA from the exons ATGAAGAATTTGCGATGGTTTAAGCAGATATCAAATTTTAGCAACAGGGGAGAAATTAGAAGGAggagaaacgaagaagaaagtAAAAGAGGATCAGTATCATGGTCAAAATATTTAGTATCAAGTGGAGGAGAAATAAaaggagaaggggaagaagaatgGAGTGCAGATATGTCGCAGCTGTTAATAGGCAACAAGTTTGCATCAGGTAGACATAGTAGAATTTACAAAGGTATTTATAAGCAAACTGAAGTAGCTATTAAGTTAATTAGTCAGCCCGAAGAAGATCAGAATTTAGCTAATCTTTTGGAAAATCAATTTAATTCTGAAGTTACTTTACTTTTCCGGCTTCAACATCCCAATATCGTCACT TTTGTTGCAGCATGCAAGAAGCCTCCTGTATTTTGCATCATCATGGAGTATTTGGCGGGTGGATCTTTAAAGAAATACCTTCATCAGCAAGAGCCCCATTCGGTTCCACTCGACTTAGTTCTAAAATTTGCCCTTGACATTGCGCGAGGAATGCATTATCTTCATAACCAAGGGATACTTCATCGTGATCTCAAGTCGGAAAATTTACTTCTTGGGGAAGATATGTGTGTGAAGGTTGCAGATTTTGGAATCTCTTGTTTAGAATCTCAATGTGGCAGCGGAAAGGGATTTACTGGTACTTACCGTTGGATGGCACCAGAAATGATCAAAGACAAACACCACACAAAGAAAGTTGATGTGTACAGTTTCGGTATTGTGCTCTGGGAGCTGTTAACGGCATTGACTCCATTCCAGGACATGACCCCTGAACAAGCTGCTTTCGCTGTCTCTAGGAAG AATGCAAGACCTCCATTGCCTACTGCTTGCCCGGTGAAGTTAAGTCATCTTATCAATCGATGCTGGTCAAGTAACCCAGATAAGCGACCTTACTTTGACGAGATTATTTCAATTCTTGAGAATTATTCAGAGGCTTTCGAACAGGATCCAACGTTTTTCTCTTCCTACAAACCAACCGAGCACAGAACTCTTGTAAAGTCTATCACTAGGTGTATCTCTGTCCACAAATCTGCTCTCAAAGCCTGA